A genomic region of Melanotaenia boesemani isolate fMelBoe1 chromosome 13, fMelBoe1.pri, whole genome shotgun sequence contains the following coding sequences:
- the slc6a17 gene encoding sodium-dependent neutral amino acid transporter SLC6A17 translates to MPKNTKVTQREHSNEPVTESVADLLSLEHPMDYKSSQMSMGLSPGSTAPVKALLPSPDPDAEDGRPAWNNKLEYILAQVGFSVGLGNVWRFPYLCQKNGGGAYLVPYFILLIIIGIPLFFLELAVGQRIRRGSIGVWNYVYPRLGGIGVSSLMVCGFVGLYYNVIIGWSIFYFFQSFQYPLPWAECPIQRNGTQAIVEPECEKSSATTYFWYRQTLNITSTIDDTGGLNWKMTLSLLVAWIMVCLAVIKGIQSSGKVMYFSSLFPYVVLFCFLVRGLMLKGAVDGIAHMFTPKLEKMLEPQVWREAATQVFFALGLGFGGVIAFSSYNKRDNNCHFDAALVSIINFVTSILATLVVFAVLGFKANVMNEKCVVENAEKILGYLNTGVLSKELIPPHINFSHLSAQDYAEMYGVIKTVKEEGFGQLGLDACVLEDELNKAVQGTGLAFIAFTEAMTHFPASPFWSVMFFFMLINLGLGSMIGTMTGITTPILDAFKIRKEILCVVCCVIAFLLGLLFVQRSGNYFVTMFDDYSAGLPLTVVVILENVSVAWIYGTKRFMQDLEDMLGFRPYSFYYYMWRYVSPAVLVVLISATIIEMAVSPAGYNAWVESEGSESFKSYPPWALAMAYALIVVAMLPLPIVFVVRHFNLISDGSNKLSVSYRKGMMKDISNLEEQDEQRFILSKNPSEAPSPMPPHRAYLGPGGTQEMTNTNYGTSTKTGYQNIGSPESEL, encoded by the exons ATGCCAAAGAACACCAAGGTGACCCAGCGGGAGCACAGCAATGAGCCAGTCACTGAGTCGGTGGCTGACTTGCTGTCCCTGGAGCACCCCATGGACTACAAGAGCAGTCAGATGAGCATGGGTCTCAGTCCTGGGTCTACTGCCCCAGTAAAGGCCCTGCTACCTTCCCCTGATCCAGATGCTGAGGATGGCCGGCCTGCATGGAATAATAAGCTGGAGTACATCCTTGCCCAGGTGGGCTTCTCTGTTGGTCTTGGTAACGTCTGGAGGTTTCCCTACTTGTGCCAGAAGAATGGTGGAG GTGCATATCTGGTGCCCTACTTTATTCTCCTGATCATCATCGGCATCCCCTTGTTTTTTTTGGAGCTAGCAGTGGGTCAGAGGATCAGACGTGGCAGCATCGGGGTGTGGAACTATGTCTACCCACGTTTGGGGGGCATTGGGGTTTCCAGCCTCATG GTTTGTGGTTTTGTGGGCCTCTATTACAATGTGATTATCGGCTGGAGCATCTTCTATTTCTTCCAGTCTTTTCAGTATCCACTGCCTTGGGCTGAATGCCCCATCCAGAGAAATGGAACCCAAGCCA TTGTGGAGCCTGAGTGTGAGAAGAGCTCTGCCACTACTTATTTCTGGTACCgccagactcttaatatcacaAGCACCATTGACGACACCGGCGGCCTGAACTGGAAGATGACCCTGTCCCTGCTGGTGGCTTGGATCATGGTCTGCCTGGCCGTCATCAAGGGCATCCAGTCCTCTGGGAAG GTGATGTACTTCAGTTCTCTCTTCCCGTATGTGGTGCTTTTCTGTTTCCTGGTGCGAGGCTTGATGCTGAAGGGAGCTGTGGATGGCATCGCTCACATGTTCACCCCGAAG CTGGAAAAGATGTTGGAGCCGCAGGTTTGGAGAGAAGCAGCCACACAGGTCTTCTTTGCACTTGGTCTGGGTTTTGGAGGTGTCATTGCTTTCTCCAGCTACAATAAGCGAGACAACAATTGCCACTTCGATGCAGCTCTGGTCTCCATCATTAACTTTGTCACCTCAATCTTGGCCACTTTAGTGGTGTTTGCTGTCCTGGGGTTCAAAGCTAATGTCATGAACGAGAAGTGTGTTGTTGA GAATGCAGAGAAGATTTTGGGTTACCTCAACACAGGTGTGTTGAGCAAAGAGCTCATCCCTCCCCACATCAACTTCTCCCACCTGTCTGCTCAGGACTATGCAGAAATGTATGGAGTCATTAAAACAGTGAAGGAGGAAGGCTTTGGGCAGCTGGGGCTGGACGCCTGTGTCCTGGAGGACGAACTCAACAAG GCTGTTCAGGGCACCGGTCTGGCCTTCATCGCATTCACAGAGGCCATGACGCACTTCCCTGCCAGTCCCTTCTGgtctgttatgtttttcttcatgttgaTTAACTTGGGCCTGGGAAGCATGATCGGTACCATGACTGGTATCACCACACCCATACTCGATGCTTTCAAGATCCGCAAAGAAATCCTGTGTG TGGTTTGTTGTGTCATAGCCTTCTTGTTAGGTCTGCTGTTTGTACAGCGTTCAGGAAATTATTTTGTCACCATGTTTGACGACTACTCTGCTGGTTTGCCTCTTACTGTGGTGGTGATCCTAGAGAATGTCTCTGTAGCTTGGATCTACGGTACTAAGAG GTTTATGCAGGACCTGGAGGACATGCTGGGTTTCAGGCCATACAGCTTCTATTACTACATGTGGAGATACGTGTCACCTGCCGTTTTGGTGGTGCTCATCTCTGCCACCATCATAGAGATGGCAGTCAGTCCTGCAGGATACAACGCCTGGGTGGAGTCAGAG gGATCAGAGAGTTTCAAAAGCTACCCTCCCTGGGCCTTAGCTATGGCCTATGCCCTAATTGTGGTTGCCATGCTGCCTTTACCCATTGTCTTTGTTGTCCGCCACTTCAACTTGATCTCAGATGGCTCCAACAAGCTGTCCGTTTCCTACCGTAAAGGGATGATGAAGGACATCTCCAACCTGGAGGAGCAGGATGAGCAGCGCTTCATCCTCAGCAAAAACCCCAGTGAGGCTCCCTCACCCATGCCCCCCCACCGTGCCTACCTAGGTCCTGGCGGCACACAGGAGATGACCAACACCAACTATGGCACCAGCACCAAGACAGGCTACCAAAACATTGGCTCGCCTGAATCTGAGCTATGA